The Mesomycoplasma flocculare ATCC 27399 genome includes a window with the following:
- the rplM gene encoding 50S ribosomal protein L13: protein MRQTTFVKRGDVEQKWFVIDAESKILGRLAAFVASRLRGKHYPHFTPHVDMGDKIIIINAEKVLLTAKKEDQKLYYNHSGYPGGLKIRTAREMRDKKPIALLERAIFGMIPHTKLGDKQRKNLYVYPGTEHPHQGQNPGKLEVK, encoded by the coding sequence ATGAGACAGACAACTTTTGTCAAGCGTGGCGATGTCGAGCAAAAATGGTTTGTAATTGATGCAGAATCAAAAATTCTGGGTCGTTTGGCTGCTTTTGTCGCTTCTCGTTTGCGTGGAAAACATTATCCTCATTTCACTCCACATGTTGATATGGGAGATAAAATTATCATTATTAATGCAGAAAAAGTTTTGTTAACTGCCAAAAAAGAAGATCAAAAATTATATTATAATCACTCAGGCTATCCTGGAGGTCTAAAAATTAGAACAGCGCGTGAGATGAGAGATAAAAAACCGATCGCTTTGTTAGAAAGAGCCATTTTTGGAATGATTCCGCATACAAAATTAGGCGATAAACAGCGAAAAAATCTTTATGTATATCCTGGAACCGAACACCCACACCAAGGGCAAAACCCCGGAAAATTAGAGGTAAAATAA